From the Bacillus sp. FJAT-22090 genome, the window AAATCATTTGCAGCAAAAATTGCTGTTACAGTGTTGTTATTTAAAAATTCTTTTGCAACTTGATATGCTTTATCCATCTGAAATCCACCAACTAAAATGAGCGAAGGTGGAATCTCTATGGAAGCTTCCATTAAAGCTCTTTGAAATCCAGATAATCTTTGTTGTGAGTTAAGAATTTCAGGAGGGCCTGTCATACATGCGATTTGAGTATGGCCTAGATCTGTTAAATGCTTACCTGCTAAATATCCACCTCTTTCATTGTCTAAAAAGACACCAGATTGTTTGTTTGCCTCTTCGCCACGATCGAATAATACGTATGGAACTTTGCCACTTTGTAATAGAACTTTGCTAGTTTGTGATAATCTATTCTTACTCGATAGAAGAATCCCATCTACCTGTTGTTCCTTTAACAAACGTAAATAATTTTCCTCTTTTTGCAATTGATCATCTGAATTACAGATAATAAGACTATAGTTTCTTTTGTTCGCCTCATCTTCAGCACCTCTGCAAAGTTCTGGGAAAAAGGGGTTAGATATATTTGGCACAATCAAACCGAGCATACTAGAGCGTTTGGTAACTAATCCCCGTGCTAACTTATTTGGCTGGAAATTTGCTTCTTGCATTACTGCCAGAACTTTCTCTCGAGTTTCTTTTGACATTCCTTCTTCTTTATTATTCAAGACACGTGAAACTGTTGTTATCG encodes:
- a CDS encoding LacI family DNA-binding transcriptional regulator, which translates into the protein MEKLTIKDIAREAGVSITTVSRVLNNKEEGMSKETREKVLAVMQEANFQPNKLARGLVTKRSSMLGLIVPNISNPFFPELCRGAEDEANKRNYSLIICNSDDQLQKEENYLRLLKEQQVDGILLSSKNRLSQTSKVLLQSGKVPYVLFDRGEEANKQSGVFLDNERGGYLAGKHLTDLGHTQIACMTGPPEILNSQQRLSGFQRALMEASIEIPPSLILVGGFQMDKAYQVAKEFLNNNTVTAIFAANDLMACGIYQAAHEIGIQIPEQLSIVGFDDISLVSALIPKLTTVRQDTYGMGRKAIELLINEIEKKESEAIVFEPTLIVRESTKQIK